In Streptacidiphilus sp. P02-A3a, the DNA window CTACATCCTGATGCGGATCCTGATGGCCGCCCGGATGCACGACCTGCAGGCGATCGACGGCCCCTACCTGCAGATCCGCAACGTCGACGGCTACCGCGAGGTGGCCCGGCGCTCGGCCGCGCTGGGCTTCGACGGCAAGTGGGTGCTGCACCCCGGGCAGGTGGACGCCGCCAACGAGGTCTACTCCCCCACCCAGGAGGACTACGACCACGCCGAGCTGATCCTGGACGCCTACGACTGGTGCACCTCGGAGGCCGGCGGCAAGAAGGGCTCGGCGATGCTCGGCGACGAGATGATCGACGAGGCCAGCCGGAAGATGGCGCTGGTGGTCGCGGGCAAGGGCCGCAACGCGGGGATGCAGCGCACCACCAAGTTCGAGATCCCCGGGGAGTAGAGCGATGCAGTTCGGACGCACTTTCGAGGAGTTCGAGGTCGGCGCGGTCTACAAGCACTGGCCCGGGAAGACCGTCACCGAGTATGACGATCATCTCTTCTGCCTGCTGACCATGAACCACCACCCGCTGCACCTGGACAGCAACTACGCCGAGCGGACCACCGACTTCGGCAGGAACGTGGTGGTCGGCAACTACGTCTACTCGCTGCTGCTCGGCATGTCGGTGCCGGACGTCTCCGGGAAGGCCATCGCCAACCTGGAGGTCGAGTCGCTGAGGCACATCGCGCCGACCTTCCACGGCGACACCATCTACGGCGAGACCACGGTGCTGGACAAGACGCCGTCGAAGTCGAAGTCGGACCGGGGCATCGTCCACGTCGAGACCAGGGGCTACAAGCAGGACGGCACGGTCGTCTGCGTGTTCCGGCGCAAGGTGATGGTGCCGACCGAGCAGTACATCAAGGAGCGGGGCGGCGAGCAGCCGGGCAGGCCGGAGCCGCGGGGCTGACGCCTCGGGGCGCTCCTACCGATCCATCGTTCGCTTCTTCCCCTCGAACCAGGTGCCCCGTGGCTACTGCCACGGCCGCGGGGCACCTTCCACCCTCACTCATCCCGGAGCCAGCCATGGGACGCCTTGCCCAGACCGAAGGTCTCACCGAGATCCAGCAGGACATCCTCGCCACCGTGCGGAACTTCGTCGACAAGGAGATCATCCCGGTCGCGACCGAACTGGAGCACCGGGACGAGTACCCCGCCGCCATCGTCGAGGGCATGAAGGAGATGGGCCTGTTCGGGCTCATGATCCCGGAGGAGTACGGCGGCCTCGGCGAGTCACTGCTCACCTACGCGCTGGTGGTCGAGGAGATCGCGCGCGGCTGGATGTCGGTGTCCGGGATCGTGAACACCCACTTCATCGTGGCGTACATGATCGCACAGCACGGCACCCAGGCGCAGAAGGACCACTTCCTGCCGCGGATGGCCACCGGCGAGGTCCGCGGCGCGTTCTCGATGTCGGAGCCGGGCCTGGGCTCGGACGTCGGCGCGATCCGCACCAAGGGCGTCCGCGAGGGCAACACCTACGTGATCAACGGGCAGAAGATGTGGCTGACCAACGGCGGCACCTCGACCCTGGTCGCGGTGCTCTGCCGGACCGACGAGGGCCAGCCGGAGGGCGCGGCCCCGCACAAGTCGATGACCACCTTCCTGATCGAGAAGACCCCGGGCTTCGGCCCGAACGAGACGGTCCCCGGGCTGACCATCCCCGGCAAGATCGAGAAGATGGGCTACAAGGGCGTCGACACCACCGAGATGATCCTGGAGGACGTCCGGATCCCGGCGGACATGGTGCTCGGCGGGGCCTCCGGACGCGGTTTCTACCAGATGATGGACGGCGTCGAGGTGGGCAGGGTGAACGTGGCCGCCCGGGGCTGCGGGGTGGCCCAGCGGGCGTTCGAGCTGGGGATCCGCTACGCGCAGCAGCGGTCGACCTTCGGTAAGAAGATCGCCGAGCACCAGGCGATCCAGTTCAAGCTGTCGGAGATGGCGACCAAGGTCGAGGCCGCGCACCAGATGATGGTGATGGCGGCCCGCAAGAAGGACTCCGGGCAGCGCAACGACCTGGAGGCGGGGATGGCGAAGTACCTGGCCTCGGAGTACTGCAAGGAGGTCGTCGAGGACTCCTTCCGGATCCACGGCGGGTACGGCTTCTCCAAGGAGTACGAGATCGAGCGGCTGTACCGGGAGGCCCCGATGCTGCTGATCGGCGAGGGCACGGCGGAGATCCAGAAGATGATCATTGGCCGGCGGCTGCTGGAGGACTACCGACTCGCCGAGTAGCTCGGCACCGGGGGTGAAATTCGGCCGGATCTTGAAAGATCCGGTCGTTTTCGCCATTCTGCCTACGGCGGCGTTCCAGTGCGGGATAGTAGGGCCCTCGATGTGACGTGTCCCTGTAAGCTTCCAGGTCAACCCTGGGAGACTTGTCACCGTTCGTGCGAAACCCTTGGCCGAGGCCGGTTGGCGCGTCTACGTTCGATAGCAGGGGCATGTGTACGGGTGGTTCCCCGGCCAGATGAGGGTTGTCCGAGCACTGCCCGCTGCCGATAGCATCCCCGTGGACAGCTCATGTCCCCGAACCCCTCGATCACGCGGCCCCATCGCGCGGTCATCGCGCCGGAACCCTCCGGCGTCAGCCACGCTCCGGGCCCCCGCGACAAAGGTCTTCGATGCCCCTCAGCCCGTCCCAACGATCCGCGAACAGTCCCCGTGTCACGCTGGCACGCGGCGCTTCGCCCTGGCTCGTACCCACCGTGCTCACCGCCGCCGCCTGTACCGCCCTCACCCGGCGCAGCGGCAAGTGGGCCGTGGCGGCAGTCCCCGCCTCCGCGCTGAGCGCGGGGATGCTGTGGTTCTTCCGCGACCCCGAGCGCGCCATCGGCGAGGGTCGGGTGATCTCCCCCGCCGACGGTGTGGTGCAGAGCATCGACGCCTGGCCGGACGGGCGCACCCGAGTGGCTGTCTTCATGAGCCCGCTCAATGTCCACGTCAACCGCGCGCCGCTGCCCGGCACCGTGACCTCGGTCGAGCACGTCCCCGGTGGGTTCGTTCCGGCGTTCAACAAGGACAGCGACCGCAACGAGCGGGTCGTGTGGCACTTCGACACCGAGCTCGGCGACCTGGAGATGACCCAGATCGCCGGGGCCGTGGCACGGCGGATCATCCCCTACGTGCCCTCCGGCACCAAGGTCAAGCAGGGCGAGCGGATCGGGCTGATCCGCTTCGGTTCCCGGGTCGACACCTACCTCCCGCCCGGCATCGAGCCCGGCGTGGTGGTCGGCCAGCGGACGACGGCTGGGGTGACTCGTCTTGACCGTGACTGATCCGGAGACCCTGCAGGAATCCGAGGACGGCGAGCACGTCGCCCGCAGGCTGCGCTGGGCCAGGGAGCGCGAGCTGCGCGCCCCGCGCTCGCCGCAGCACCTGTCCACCGCCGACGTCTTCACCCTCGGTAACGCGGTGTGCGGCTTCCTGGCGATCTACTTCACCACCACCGGCGTGCTGATCCCGCACCTGACCGGCGAGACGGCGGGCGGCGACCGGCGCAGCGCGGCGGCGGCGGTGACGCTGCTGCTGATCGGCTCCATGTGCGACCTGGCCGACGGCCTGGTCGCCCGCAAGCTGCGCAGCTCCGCCCTCGGCGCCGAACTGGACAACCTCGCGGACCTGATCAGCTTCGGTATCGCGCCCGCGTACTTCGTCGTGGTCTGGGGCATGGTCACGCCCGGCGCGAACCAGCGGCTGTCCGCCGGGATCGCGATCGTGGTGCTGCTGGCGGTGGTGCTGCGGCTGGCCAGGTTCTCCTGCACCACCATGCGGCCCGGGGTGTTCCAGGGCATGCCCTGTCCGATGGGCGCGATGACGGTGATCTCGATCGTGCTGCTCAACCCGCCGTTCATCCCGGCGGTGCTGGGCATCGTCGCGGTGGCCGCGCTGATGGTCAGCAAGGTGGAGTACCCGAAGCCGCACGGGGTGCTGGCGACCGCCACGCTGTGCTGGATCGTGGTCAGCATGGGCTGCCTGACCGCCTGGGCGACCGGTGTGCCCGGCGGGCACCTGCTGCTCCAGGTGGGGGCCAGCCTCCAGGTCTCGCTGGCGCTGATGGCGCCGCTGATGGTGATCCGCCGCAAGGTCGGCGACGTCCGCGCCCGGCGCGCGGAGTCGCGCACGCACTGAGCGCGGCAGCGGCGGCACCGCACGAACGGCGGCGCCCGTGACCGGAACACTCCGGTCACGGGCGCCGCCGTCGGTCCGGGCCCGTCCGGGCCCCTCGGTCAGTGCGCGGCGGCGGTCTCGGCGGGCCGGTCGGTGGCCTGCCACGGCGCCGGGGCGGCGGAACGGCGCACCATCAGCAGCGTCATCACTCCGGCCGCCAGGCCGATGATCCCGGCCACCAGGTACACCTGGTCCAGGCCCGCCGCGAAGGCGGCGTGCGCCAGCTGCTCGGCGGCGGCCCGGTGGTCGGCCGGGGTCTGCGCCAGTACCGCCTGGGCCCGGCCGCCGCTGAGCGCGGAGGCGGTGGCCTGCGGGTCGGGGACCTTGCCGTTGGCGGTCACGTAGCTGGTGATCCGCCGGGCGAAGACGGTGCCGAGCACCGCGATGCCCAGCGCGTAGCCCAGCTGGCGTCCGGTGTTGACCGCGCCGCTGGCCATACCGGCCCGCTCGCGCGGCACCGAGGCCATCACCGCGGACATCATCACCGGCATGGCCATGCCCACGCCCAGGCCGCTGATGATCAGGCCGGGCAGCACCACCGGCCAGGACGAGCTCGCCGAGACCATGGTCAGCAGCAGCGCGCCGGTGCCGATCAGCAGCAGTCCGATACCGATCGGCCACTGCGGGGACAGCTTGGCGAACAGCCGACCGCTGTTGGACGCCATCGCGAACGAGGCCAGGGCCACCGGGCAGACCACCAGACCGGCCTGGATCGGGCTGAGGTTCAGCACCGACTGGAGCCAGATCGAGGTGTAGGTCAGGTGGGCGAAGGCCGCCGCGTTCAGCAGCAGCGCGGCCAGGCTCAGCCCGGCGAAGCTGCGGTTGCGCATCAGCGACAGGTCCAGCAGCGGGTTGCCGGTCCGGCTCTCGACGACGACGAAGACGATCAGCGCCAGCAGCGCCAGGCCCAGCGAGCCGAGCACCGTGCCGCTGCCCCAGCCGTCGCCGGCGCTCTCGATCAGGCCGTAGGTGAGCGCGCCCGCGAAGACCGTGAAGCAGACGGCTCCGGGGTAGTCCAGCCGGCCGTTGGCCCGGCCCGGGTCGCTGGTCAGTCGGCGGGCGGTCATCCACAGGGCGGCCGCCGCGATCGGCAGGTTGACGAAGAAGATCGCCCGCCAGTTGATCTCGTCGGTGAGCAGCCCGCCCAGGACCGGGCCCACGGCGGCGGCGGCGCCGCTGACCGCGCCCCAGACACCGAAGGCGGTGCCCCGGTCGCGGCCCTGGTAGGCGGCGCTGATCAGGGAGGTGGTGGAGGTCAGCATGGCCGCGCCGCCGATGCCCTGGACCGCGCGGGCGGCGATCAGGGTTCCGGCGTTCGGCGCCAGGCCGCAGGCGAGCGACGCCAGCGCGAAGACGACCAGACCGGCCAGGTAGAGCCGCCGGTGGCCGAGCCGGTCGCCGAGGGCGCCGACCACCATCAGCAGCGCGGCGAGGACCAGGGCGTACATGTCCACGACCCACTGCAGGGAGGTGAACGACGAGTGCAGGTCAGTGGCCATCTGCGGCAGGGCGACGTTCACGATGCTCACGTCGACCAGCAGCATGAAGGTGCCCAGACAGATGGAGACCAGAGGTATCCACTTGCGCATGGCGGACTCCGGGAGGGAGGAGGGCGGGTTCACGGGGGATTGCTTCTTTCGGCTGGATCACGATCTGCCCGAGCCGCGTCGGCGGGCAGCTCCTGGCTCGGGCCTTAGCTCGGGCTTACCAACGCGATACTGCCGGTTCCGGGGCGGTCGGCCCCAGCCAGCCCGGAACATGTGGCGGTTTTCGACATCCCCTACCCTGGGTTGATGGGATCCGACAGCTTCGATGTGATCGACCGGCAGCTGGTACACGCCCTGCAACTGGACGCCAGGGCCCCGTTCAGCCGGATCGCGGCGGTGCTCGGCGTGTCCGACCAGACCGTCGCCCGGCGGTACTCCCGGCTGCGGACCGAGGGGCTGATC includes these proteins:
- a CDS encoding phosphatidylserine decarboxylase, which produces MPLSPSQRSANSPRVTLARGASPWLVPTVLTAAACTALTRRSGKWAVAAVPASALSAGMLWFFRDPERAIGEGRVISPADGVVQSIDAWPDGRTRVAVFMSPLNVHVNRAPLPGTVTSVEHVPGGFVPAFNKDSDRNERVVWHFDTELGDLEMTQIAGAVARRIIPYVPSGTKVKQGERIGLIRFGSRVDTYLPPGIEPGVVVGQRTTAGVTRLDRD
- a CDS encoding phosphatidylcholine/phosphatidylserine synthase; amino-acid sequence: MTVTDPETLQESEDGEHVARRLRWARERELRAPRSPQHLSTADVFTLGNAVCGFLAIYFTTTGVLIPHLTGETAGGDRRSAAAAVTLLLIGSMCDLADGLVARKLRSSALGAELDNLADLISFGIAPAYFVVVWGMVTPGANQRLSAGIAIVVLLAVVLRLARFSCTTMRPGVFQGMPCPMGAMTVISIVLLNPPFIPAVLGIVAVAALMVSKVEYPKPHGVLATATLCWIVVSMGCLTAWATGVPGGHLLLQVGASLQVSLALMAPLMVIRRKVGDVRARRAESRTH
- a CDS encoding MaoC family dehydratase; the encoded protein is MQFGRTFEEFEVGAVYKHWPGKTVTEYDDHLFCLLTMNHHPLHLDSNYAERTTDFGRNVVVGNYVYSLLLGMSVPDVSGKAIANLEVESLRHIAPTFHGDTIYGETTVLDKTPSKSKSDRGIVHVETRGYKQDGTVVCVFRRKVMVPTEQYIKERGGEQPGRPEPRG
- a CDS encoding MFS transporter, with product MNPPSSLPESAMRKWIPLVSICLGTFMLLVDVSIVNVALPQMATDLHSSFTSLQWVVDMYALVLAALLMVVGALGDRLGHRRLYLAGLVVFALASLACGLAPNAGTLIAARAVQGIGGAAMLTSTTSLISAAYQGRDRGTAFGVWGAVSGAAAAVGPVLGGLLTDEINWRAIFFVNLPIAAAALWMTARRLTSDPGRANGRLDYPGAVCFTVFAGALTYGLIESAGDGWGSGTVLGSLGLALLALIVFVVVESRTGNPLLDLSLMRNRSFAGLSLAALLLNAAAFAHLTYTSIWLQSVLNLSPIQAGLVVCPVALASFAMASNSGRLFAKLSPQWPIGIGLLLIGTGALLLTMVSASSSWPVVLPGLIISGLGVGMAMPVMMSAVMASVPRERAGMASGAVNTGRQLGYALGIAVLGTVFARRITSYVTANGKVPDPQATASALSGGRAQAVLAQTPADHRAAAEQLAHAAFAAGLDQVYLVAGIIGLAAGVMTLLMVRRSAAPAPWQATDRPAETAAAH
- a CDS encoding acyl-CoA dehydrogenase family protein yields the protein MGRLAQTEGLTEIQQDILATVRNFVDKEIIPVATELEHRDEYPAAIVEGMKEMGLFGLMIPEEYGGLGESLLTYALVVEEIARGWMSVSGIVNTHFIVAYMIAQHGTQAQKDHFLPRMATGEVRGAFSMSEPGLGSDVGAIRTKGVREGNTYVINGQKMWLTNGGTSTLVAVLCRTDEGQPEGAAPHKSMTTFLIEKTPGFGPNETVPGLTIPGKIEKMGYKGVDTTEMILEDVRIPADMVLGGASGRGFYQMMDGVEVGRVNVAARGCGVAQRAFELGIRYAQQRSTFGKKIAEHQAIQFKLSEMATKVEAAHQMMVMAARKKDSGQRNDLEAGMAKYLASEYCKEVVEDSFRIHGGYGFSKEYEIERLYREAPMLLIGEGTAEIQKMIIGRRLLEDYRLAE